The DNA sequence AGTTGCGGGAAAGAAACTTCTGGAACGAAAGTTACTTTCGTGGATAACAAGTTGACGTCAACTTACGTCTACGTCAACTTGACAGTACGGCCGTAGATTTTCATCCACTTGTAGTCAAGTCGATATCTGGGAACATCTGAATATGGGAATGCAGCTTAGATTCTTAATGGGAATGAATTCCCATATGGGTTCCTATAGAAATCCATGTTATATACCCATGGTTTTTATATAACTCAATACACTCCTATATTAATTCTTATGAATTCTTACATCGATTCCTATGGGttcattattttcaacaaaaaattttttatttccatggTGTTTTCGGGTGAATTCTCATATAGTTTACTATAGAAATCCAGCATAGATTCTTACATGGATTTCCATGGGAATTTACACCATTCTAAATCTATATGGGAACCAATTTTAGATTCCTATATTGACATACATGTTTTAccatgtatataaaattttcacatagAAATTCAAGTACCCAAATTCCTATAGGGATTTCCAGCATGGGAATCCAGGTATCCAAGTTcccaaatgtatttttttgcaTGAGAATCCAATACCCATAATTTTCTACTTGGATTTCTACATAAATCTATACTTTCTATATCCCCATAGATCTTCATATAAATCCATAGTTTCCTATATGAATTTCTATAGATTCCCATATAATCCTGATTTTTCTAATTTGGATACTAATcatacttttttcaaaattgtaaataaatcaaaaaactgCCCgtaggtttaaaattttcaaacttcttttttctatttcaattATCATTCAATAGTTCAAAGTACACTACAAAGTTTCCTTTTTGTATCTATCTCGAATTGCCTAGAGATCTTACTATCGCTCCGGAACTAGAGTAACTTTTAATcgaaacgtagtttttaaatgaaaaattttcaaatttgttaaACATAATCCTTAATTTTTCACATTACAGCTCCAGTAACGAGTGTACTATGCCAAAAATACAGTTGTCGTTTAGTAGTCTTCATAGGCGGTTTATTTTGCGCCCTtggattaataataacatactTTGCAACAAGTTTAATTCatctattttttacatttggAGTGTTGACCGGCATTGGAGGTGGTCTGTCTACAACTCCTGGTATCATAATAGTATCGCAATATTTTGACAAACACCGTGCGTTGGCTAACGGCGTTTGCGTTTCCGGGACAGCTGCTGGAAGCTTCGTATTTCCATTATTGATTGAAACGCTGGTGGCTAATTTTGGATTTCATGGGACTATTTTATTGTTAGGTGGTTGTATGCTTCATGTTTGTGTATCGGCGACTCTTTATCGGCCATTGGAAGACAACCCGGCTGCGATATTGCCGTCGAAGAGTCTCGAAATTAAAGAAGAAATAATCGCTTCGTCGATACCAAAGCAACAAAAACTCGAGCTTATTTTTGCAAATgaaaagattgaaaaaaatatattgaatgatttatttcatcaaaacGTAACGTCAGTTGAGTTGACTGACagtgaagaagaaaaagatatTATGGGCGAAGGTTTGAAAATGAAACCAATATCGAAAATACGAAGCTCAAGTATTTTACACAGCGTTGAAGATTTGTCAACTGATTCAACGTGTGTTTACAAAGCCCGCGTATCATtgaaatctttgaaattatCATCTGCACCTACTGTGAATTCACCATGTGCTAAAGAACCACCAGTTCCTGATGATGAAAAGATTGAACAGAATggaaaattatacaaaaaaataatgcggTATTTGGATATTAGTCTGTTGAAGAATCCACAATTTATCATGATGTGTCTCTCCGTTAGTTTAATGAGCACTGGCAGTCCATACATGTTGTATTATTTGCCAGCTTATGTACATGCTGCGGGCTACACTAAATCAGAAGCTGGATATTTAGTTGCTATTTCTGCGGCGCTTGATCTTTGCGGGCGACTTGGGCTTGGCTGGCTATCAGATCTACAACTTTTTGACCGAAGAAAAGGTTATATTGGAaggttaatatttaaatttgataatagaCATTGTAATTATGCCTGATTAAGAAAAGCGATTttcaatcattaaaaattttttaatcgcttctactttttaattttcattgagaattcaaaaatatttaaaaaaacttcaaatcTTTTCTAATCACTTTTCTGAATCAGGgcaatagaaataattacagCCGTTAGAAATGAAGTATTTTAGAAGATTAAACAtgaaaacatcatttttttagcATCGTTGGTGCCGGAGTTGCTGTACTGGCAATTCCAATGGCACATTCGTTCTACGTACTGGCTTGCTCAGTTGGAATGTACGGATTATGCCTCGGATGTTGGTTTTTATTGGTACCAGTTCTTCTTGCTGATCAATACGGAACAGACAAAATTTCTTCAAGTTATGGACTTGTTAGAATGTTTCAAAGTATAGGAGCAATTTCAGTTCCACCACTCGctggtaaaaatattgattttacttacgcttttactcttttttcttcattttttatattcaaatttaattacattgccctaaatttttattaatgcatATCTTCTTTTAGGTTATCTTCGGGATATCACCGGAAGTTATAgcgtttgttttttttgcatGGGCACTTGCATGGTACTCGGAGGGTTACCTTTATTACTTGTGCCTGTCGAAACTCAAAAACTGActaaattaaaagataatgCATCAGACATTAAAACTACACAAATAAATCAAgatcaagaataaaaaattttcctttttgtACTGattaagaagaagaaaaaaaggaagtaaaaagttttattatgtatttaatcACCTAATATAAACTTtacattttattgatttatcagtaaattttagttttcgtaataagtaatataaaaatttattaatttaatttctatttttataatttcttctttattgtaatcaataaaattaactgtaatttgaaaattgaatataaatattgaatgaaaatattacaaaagCAATGCGCCTGTGCTGAtacatacacagaaaaaaatttacttggtTCAAAAAGAATTTGCTTGGATTAAGAAAATtacgaagaaaaaattttcaactcaagaaaatttatttcgtaatgattttttttcggtgttacgtaactttattttaaaacgaaaattattgcaaatatatatgaatatattaaattaaaaaattggatttgaaaaattttgattgtaaacaaaattttaggCGGAatgtttatagaaaaattcaaaaaaagtggATACTAATTATGACAGatctaattttgattttaaattcgagctaagaattattttctcatgaaTTTTGACttctttaattgaaaaaaatttttttttaaaagaaaaatatgattttcttgggatgaatttttctaaattttgggTGGAGAGTAAATATTCTTGCTTCaggacaataaaattttttatgaacaacttgaaaatatttgattcaagaataaatattctttCACTAAAAGTGAAATacttgaagaa is a window from the Microplitis demolitor isolate Queensland-Clemson2020A chromosome 4, iyMicDemo2.1a, whole genome shotgun sequence genome containing:
- the LOC103570261 gene encoding monocarboxylate transporter 12, which codes for MSLPREWSFLQQEARSSVDVRNPQMGSQEYNISGSTSAVVNNENLNQNLLGSLLSIHSAPVYDLNAHKDSPTRPSASLIQATAISTPVVPPHSSPDADEEDNDNLLTISSLTARPLIAKSREIRSSKKSAIRKKSKEHKRPNNATLVPLDGGYGWVVVGGAFFVQFWVAGLVKSYGVLYVEVMETFQDSTAAVASWIPAILSCLCLALAPVTSVLCQKYSCRLVVFIGGLFCALGLIITYFATSLIHLFFTFGVLTGIGGGLSTTPGIIIVSQYFDKHRALANGVCVSGTAAGSFVFPLLIETLVANFGFHGTILLLGGCMLHVCVSATLYRPLEDNPAAILPSKSLEIKEEIIASSIPKQQKLELIFANEKIEKNILNDLFHQNVTSVELTDSEEEKDIMGEGLKMKPISKIRSSSILHSVEDLSTDSTCVYKARVSLKSLKLSSAPTVNSPCAKEPPVPDDEKIEQNGKLYKKIMRYLDISLLKNPQFIMMCLSVSLMSTGSPYMLYYLPAYVHAAGYTKSEAGYLVAISAALDLCGRLGLGWLSDLQLFDRRKGYIGSIVGAGVAVLAIPMAHSFYVLACSVGMYGLCLGCWFLLVPVLLADQYGTDKISSSYGLVRMFQSIGAISVPPLAGYLRDITGSYSVCFFCMGTCMVLGGLPLLLVPVETQKLTKLKDNASDIKTTQINQDQE